The Pseudomonadota bacterium genomic sequence CTCACCTGGGTGTCCTTGCCCAGAGAGCCGTCCTTGTCGACCAGCGTCGACACCTTGGCGCCCTGGAACATGCCGAACTGCGGGCCGTCGAGGCGCACCTGCACCGAGCGCGTGAGGTCGTCGAGCGGCTTGCGCCCCTCGCCCGTCACGGTGGTGAGGTTCGACTTGACCTTGCCCTCGTCGCCGTCGCCGTCATCATCGCCGCCACCCGGGGTGCCCGGGTCGGGCACGGGGGCGTCGCCGAGGATGCCGCGGTTGGTGAAGACCTGCGTCATCAGCTCGCCGTTGGCGCCGTTGTTGTACTTCTGGTCAGCCGCGATCCAGGCGTTGGCCATGTCGCGGTAGGTGAAGTCGCCCTGGGGCGCATCCTTCATGGCGTTGCCGATGAGCTTCATCGTCTCTTCGCCAGTCGACTTGAGCGCGCACTCGGCGTCCATGCCCGCGGCCATGTTGCGCGCCTGGATGCCCGCCACGACGTCGTAGAACGCACCCGACCAGAGACGCGAGAAGCTGTGCACCTCGCTGCTGAGCTGATCCGGCGGCGCGCTCGAGGGGAGGTCGTTGGGGTCTTGCCACGTGAAGCTGTTGATGGCCGTGCGAACGAAGTTTCCGCCGGTCACGTCTTCGCCGACGTAGTCGTTGATGGCGATGCCGAGCTGCTCGCCGGTCTCGGCGATGCAGTTGGGCTTGGTGAGATCGCCGCCCGTCTGCTGAGCCGCGAGCTTCACTGAATTCTCGTCCTGGAAGGCCATCATGATGCCCATCATGTCGCCGAAGGCCTCGTGGAAGGCGCCGACGTCGGGCGTCCAGCTGGAGAAGTAGCCGGGGCGGATGCCGTCGAGAAGTGCGTGACCCGTCTCGTGCGACACCACCTCACCGGAGCCGCCGCTCATGATGTTCTCGCTGGTCTTCGGGTCTGTGGCGTGGAAGAAGTTGATGCTCTGCTCGTCGCGGGCATAATAGGCGTTGAAGTCCTCGCCGGCGTCCGGGTTGATCTGCAGCTTCTCGGCGCCGAACGCCCACTGCACGGGCTGCCCGAGGGCGGCCTCGAAGGCGGTGATGGTCTTTGCGGTGGCCGCGAAGGTGAGGGCGGCGGTGTGGTTGCCCTGATCAGCGGCGTCGTAGACATAGGCGCCATCGGCGTTGGGGGTAAGGCTGGTGTTGAGCTGCGCCTGCGGAACGGAGAGGTTGCCGCCGTCGACGGTGACATTGGGGACCACCGTCGGGGTGGAGCCAAAGACAACCTGGTCCTGGCTGTTGTACGAGACGGTGGCATCCGCGGCGGCGGGGCCGTCGGTGGGGCGAGACGGCGCCGGTGCGGGCGCGGCCTTCATACCGTGGAGGGGGTTCACCATGTGATTAGACTCCTCTGCTGTCTCTGTCTAGCGTCAGCGGTCGGGAAGACGCGCCAGCGCCGCCTTTCGGCCGGGAAGGATTCCGTGCCGAACGGACGACGCGCTCGGTCTTCTGCATGGTAGTCGAGAGATCGCGAAATAACCATTAACTTCATGTGAACAAAACCCAAGACCAGAAGCCGCTGCACCTTCCTGCCCCCCCCGCGCGCCTGAAGGAATTCGGCCACGGCGGGCGTACGCTTGCCTCTGATGCAACAGAGACCCGCCCCGCCCACTGTGGTGGACGACCTCGGAAACTTCCGCTTCGGCACGTTCACCACCCCGTTCTACACCCCGGACTTCCAGGCGGCCGAGGTCTCCGACATGCACCCGTTCATGGGCCGCCCGCGGCCCGGAGGGCTGGGGCGATGGCTGCGCCGGATGCGCCTCAAGGAGTGGCAGCACATCTGGATGGTCTCGGAAGAATACTGCGTCTCCGCCGACATCTGCCTTCTGGGCTGCGTGGGCGCAGTGTGGTGCCAGGTGATCGAGCGCGACACGGGCACCTGCATGTCCTTCGCTCGCAGCGTCTCGTTCCCTCGCGACATCGCCTTTGCCGAGAGCTCGGTGCGCGGCGTCACGTCGTGGCGTGACGAGGGCCGCTACATCACGTTCGAGTACCAGCCCCAGGCCGGGGGGCTCTGGTCGTGCACCTTCAACCTGCCTCTCGACAACGGGGAGAAGCTGAAGGGCCAGGTCAGCGTGTACCCGGAGCCAGAGAGCCTCGCGCTGGTGCATCCCCTGCATCGCAACCGCGCCGTATACCTGCATCGGGAAGCCGGCAATCGGGCCGAAGGGCTGATCACCCTCGGGATGCGCGAGCTGCGCTTCGAGCACGACGCGCAGGCCGGCTTCGAGTACGTCCGCTCGTTTCCCGACGCCGCCACGCGCTACACCGCGCTCACCGCCAGCGGCGTGACCGGCGACGGCCGACGTCTGGGCCTGAGCCTGTCGCAGGGACTCTACGGCGCCGCAGACTGCCACGTCTGGCTCGACGGGGTGCTCCACGCCCTCGACGCGGTGGAGTTCACCCCGCCCCCGCACGCCGGAGAGGTCTGGCACATCGCG encodes the following:
- a CDS encoding DUF2804 family protein, whose product is MQQRPAPPTVVDDLGNFRFGTFTTPFYTPDFQAAEVSDMHPFMGRPRPGGLGRWLRRMRLKEWQHIWMVSEEYCVSADICLLGCVGAVWCQVIERDTGTCMSFARSVSFPRDIAFAESSVRGVTSWRDEGRYITFEYQPQAGGLWSCTFNLPLDNGEKLKGQVSVYPEPESLALVHPLHRNRAVYLHREAGNRAEGLITLGMRELRFEHDAQAGFEYVRSFPDAATRYTALTASGVTGDGRRLGLSLSQGLYGAADCHVWLDGVLHALDAVEFTPPPHAGEVWHIASERCMLEFHPICTQSQSLDHRLVKSKRVRHYGTLEGYLRFGGGLMQVTGPFGICETLNAAW